In the genome of Fusarium fujikuroi IMI 58289 draft genome, chromosome FFUJ_chr02, one region contains:
- a CDS encoding related to SNARE binding protein, whose protein sequence is MTLATLRESIQAESTVPPTSQHIYHNGRLISDDTQTMEELQIVDGEMLAVHVRDMRGSTGVPEQPRRPQPRRPAQNEQDPELIRLQVLGQPALRQQLQSQHPELAAAVDNPARFAQIFHDSQNREQRERQERQREIERLNDDPFNVENQRKIEEMIRQERVMENLQNAMEHNPEVHMLYVDVEVNGHPVKAFVDSGAQATIMSPSCAEACGIMRLIDTRFAGVAHGVGTARIIGRVHSAQIKIGNLFLPCSFTVMEGRSVDLLLGLDMLKRHQATIDLARDKLIIQGEMIPFLGEAEIPKAEEEAAAQEPTLPGPDGTAIGQRTGAVVPPGQHQQQIPARPQAAQSVPSPAAAAAPAPSASQARPAAQPATTTTNISPQAIESLISMGATREQAIQALQAAEGDPDVAAGLIFF, encoded by the exons ATGACACTCGCTACCCTTCGCGAGTCTATTCAGGCAGAATCGACCGTTCCTCCAACCTCGCAGCACATCTACCACAACGGCCGCCTAATTTCGGATGATACCCAGACCATGGAGGAGCTGCAGATCGTGGATGGAGAGATGTTGGCCGTGCACGTCAGAGATATGCGAGGAAGCACTGGTGTACCAGAACAACCTCGACGCCCTCAGCCTAGGAGACCAGCCCAGAACGAGCAGGATCCTGAGCTCATCCGCCTTCAGGTTCTTGGCCAGCCCGCCCTGAGACAACAACTCCAGTCACAACACCCAGAACTGGCGGCAGCCGTCGACAACCCTGCCCGTTTTGCACAAATCTTCCATGACAGTCAGAATCGAGAGCAACGCGAGCGCCAGGAACGACAGCGGGAGATCGAGAGACTGAACGATGACCCTTTCAACGTTGAGAACCAGAGAaagattgaggagatgaTTCGACAGGAGCGAGTCATGGAGAACTTGCAAAATGCTATGGAACACAACCCCGAAG TTCACATGCTCTACGTTGATGTAGAGGTAAATGGCCACCCAGTCAAGGCGTTTGTGGACTCCGGTGCTCAAGCCACTATCATGTCTCCCTCATGTGCTGAGGCCTGTGGCATAATGAGACTGATCGATACTCGATTTGCTGGTGTAGCTCACGGTGTCGGAACTGCAAGAATCATCGGCCGTGTTCATTCCGCCCAGATCAAAATTGGAAACCTGTTCCTCCCCTGCAGCTTCACTGTCATGGAGGGCCGATCAGTTGACCTTTTGCTTGGTCTCGACATGTTGAAACGACACCAGGCCACTATTGATCTGGCTAGAGACAAGCTCATTATCCAAGGTGAAATGATTCCCTTTTTGGGAGAGGCTGAGATCCCCAaggcggaagaggaggcgGCTGCACAAGAGCCAACTTTGCCTGGTCCCGATGGCACAGCAATCGGACAACGTACCGGAGCCGTTGTGCCTCCTGGccagcaccaacagcagATCCCTGCCAGACCGCAAGCCGCTCAGTCTGTACCATCccctgctgcagctgcagctccCGCCCCCTCTGCATCCCAAGCGCGTCCTGCTGCACAGCCTGCCacgacaacaacaaacatcTCGCCACAAGCGATCGAGAGCCTTATCTCGATGGGTGCCACTCGGGAGCAAGCTATTCAGGCCCTCCAGGCCGCAGAGGGCGACCCGGATGTTGCTGCCGGTTTGATTTTCTTCTAG
- a CDS encoding related to methyltransferase involved in pre-rRNA cleavage, which translates to MFAVPGWSVSADGLKSEAPGQNNNNSAPGKKSNKRKRNNNNATENVTASTVADLWESVIEGKKTEQTKSEKAAKRQKKQKKAKDGEDEKLKEVDETKEDKKECDDDEQPKPKKEKKDKNQKQKQKSTEDSTETTTSPAKAVVAKTAPLPPAPPKLTPLQASMREKLISARFRHLNETLYTRPSEEAFNLFDESPEMFDEYHEGFRRQVKVWPENPVDSFLKDIRTRGKVRQQGKGRPGAPPTPLAKTPLPRTQQECTIADLGCGDARLAEALQSDGKKLKVNVKSYDLQSPSPLVTKADIANLPLADGSVNVAVFCLALMGTNWVDFIEEAYRILHWKGELWVAEIKSRFGPVRNKNAPVTHSVGNRKKNAMAGKKGKKGADNDAEHDEDLAVEVDGMDDRRRETDVSAFVEVLKSRGFVLQGDREAIDLSNKMFVKMHFIKGASPTKGKHVKEQEAPKGKRGIIRRIDPIDEQPEVNEASVLKPCVYKIR; encoded by the coding sequence ATGTTTGCTGTTCCAGGATGGTCCGTCTCAGCGGACGGCCTCAAGTCTGAGGCCCCCGGCCAAAACAATAATAACAGCGCGCCCGGCAAAAAGTCCAATAAGCGCAAgcgcaacaacaacaacgctACTGAGAATGTCACAGCTTCGACTGTCGCTGATCTTTGGGAGTCCGTGATTGAGGGAAAGAAGACTGAGCAAACCAAGTCTGAAAAGGCTGCcaagaggcagaagaagcagaagaaggctaaagatggtgaggatgagaagctgaaggaggTCGATGAGACGAAGGAGGATAAGAAGGagtgtgatgatgatgagcagCCCAaacccaagaaggagaagaaggacaaaaaTCAGAAGCAAAAACAGAAGTCTACCGAGGACTCAACAGAAACCACCACTTCACCAGCTAAGGCCGTCGTTGCAAAGACAGCACCTCtgcctcctgctcctcccaAGCTCACTCCCCTACAAGCTTCTATGAGAGAGAAGCTCATCTCAGCACGATTCCGCCACCTCAATGAGACACTCTACACCCGCCCCTCCGAGGAGGCTTTCAATCTCTTCGATGAGTCCCCCGAGATGTTCGACGAGTACCATGAAGGTTTCCGTCGTCAGGTCAAGGTCTGGCCTGAGAACCCTGTCGACAGCTTCCTCAAGGATATCCGCACACGCGGCAAGGTCCGTCAACAAGGTAAAGGCAGACCTGGAGCTCCTCCTACGCCTTTGGCTAAGACACCGCTACCTCGTACACAACAAGAGTGTACCATCGCCGATCTCGGCTGTGGTGATGCTCGTCTTGCAGAGGCTCTCCAGTCGGATGGCAAGAAACTCAAGGTTAATGTCAAAAGCTACGACCTCCAGAGCCCAAGTCCTTTAGTCACCAAGGCTGATATCGCCAACCTGCCTCTTGCTGATGGTTCCGTCAACGTCGCTGTCTTTTGTCTTGCTCTCATGGGCACCAACTGGGTTGATTTCATCGAGGAGGCCTATCGCATTCTCCACTGGAAGGGTGAGCTCTGGGTTGCCGAGATCAAGAGCCGCTTTGGTCCCGTTAGAAACAAGAACGCCCCTGTAACCCACAGTGTTGGCAACCGCAAGAAGAACGCAATGGCCGGCAAGAAAGGCAAGAAGGGTGCTGATAACGATGCCGAGCATGATGAGGATCTGGCAGTAGAGGTCGACGGCATGGACGATCGCCGCCGCGAAACAGATGTTTCGGCGTTCGTCGAGGTGCTCAAGTCGCGCGGTTTTGTTCTCCAGGGAGATCGAGAGGCCATCGATCTGTCCAACAAGATGTTTGTCAAGATGCACTTTATTAAAGGAGCATCACCCACAAAGGGAAAGCATGTCAAGGAGCAGGAGGCCCCCAAGGGTAAGAGGGGCATTATTCGCAGGATAGATCCCATCGATGAGCAGCCTGAAGTTAACGAGGCTTCTGTCCTGAAGCCTTGCGTCTACAAGATCCGGTAG